DNA from Labrus bergylta chromosome 3, fLabBer1.1, whole genome shotgun sequence:
tCACAGGTATATATGTACGTCACTTGTCAAGGTACGGGAGGTGTTTGACCCCGGAAGGGCTTATGGTTTTTGACCGCTGAGGCGGCAGGCGGCATGGAGAAACCgcagctgtattgtttgtttgtttgtttagttcaaaAGAATGGAAACTGATGGACGCTGTATTCACTTCATGGTGCTGCAATAAATGGATTGTATTATGCTGCAAACCAAAGACACGACTGCAGAAATCTTATTGATCGACAAACAGCAAACGGGATCGTATTGACCTACGACAGTACGGCGCGTCAGCCAGGTCACTCCtgggagtcaaaacaaaacggCAGCTTTAGTATTAGACTAAGCTTCTATAGTGTCCCtcgtgtatgttttgtttcgagtgggcgcgagccgtcggCAGGTTTCACCCATTCCTCCATCTCCAAGTTCTCCTCGATTGTCTTCAGGACGTCTAAACTGATCGCGGTGCTGTGGGGGACgcactgaggagaaacacagacgagctctgatggaacaaacaccacatgacttcaaataacacgTGAACTTTATCATTCATGTGGAGGCAGAGCAATAACATAGAACACCTTGTTCTGGCTTCTGGCCTTAcaataaactacaaatacacCAGCTGGTACCAGGAGATACgttttaaataattcactacacatgaaataaaacagcagctttggTTTGAGCATCACTTCAGAGAACATGCGTCTCTGAGTCTATACGCACGccgtgtgtttgtcaggagacttctcagaaaacatatttatattttcatttcattgtacagtgttcccctttgttattttttgtattatatctttgctttaatacagtgtatagcttctgtacagtttatttaagcaAATTTACCCTCTTTAATGAGTTGCATTTCGTACTTTTCaagctctattttttttttttgtttcaaatgttaaacctgCATCAACAAAACGAGGTGTAATGCCTGCCCCTAAAAAAATTAGCTTTCATAGGATTGTTACTCATACACAGAAACCATTGTCAAAATTCCAAGTCAAGTCTGCCACTGATTAAATACCAAGTTTAAAAACCAACTTAACCAAAcgtctcagaaaatgtaatgtaacaaggtaatcagtccaacaaacaaagaaaatatgctgctttaCTTTACAAGCTTTATGGAGACACCCCAACACCTACACTAATAACTAACTCACCTAAGCCTCACTTCTTCAATGGCTTGTCGAGCTCGAGGCGTCTCCCAAACTCGGACACCATCCCAGAAGACCACTGACCtagtcacctgaaacacaccgaATTTGGTGCACCCCCTCCCCAGAGTtaccaccaaaaataaaaaaggcaaaataacaaagtggCAAGTCCTGCTTGCCTGGCGGCTTGCTGATCAGGgtgctcaaaaataaaactcttgtcAAACAAACCTTGTTACACCATTGTAATTTGAAAtatcaattaatcaaaatgaCGGTCAAACTAACAAGTACAACtaatgctctgaagaaagtcaaatcTTTAAATCTTCAAACAAATTGTACCAGTAACAAGTCAGAGAGGATACTTACCACTCTGCACAGATCAAGTTCCAAACAAACTACAAAAAACAATCTGATACACAACTAATTAGATTTACAACTACCAAGTATCAAGCCAAATCCAAGTTCAGAAGTCAGACCAGCCCCATTTTCTCACAACCCAGGAAAAGCCTCCTAATCAAAGAAATGTGcaaactgtaaatcagtggtgattgtaatggtgaatgtgtgtagtgttgacgagagagagacagaggctgtatctgaattgccaagtacatactcaatctttcagtagacagtacctactatccatgctgtatactgttagtacctactattcagtaggaagatatttgttcctacttcttctgattcattcagtaaagaagtgatgtcatttacatttcccgaaccggccgcattcacctgttttttttttttttttgtgtttagctttattcaagaagagtaatgcacatatacagtcaggtaaacaaaaaacaatattacaatgtaaatcaagtaaaaggtagattaaataactaaataacatacaatacataaagaaaagtacaaatgaaagacagtaatatacagaatataaaataaaccaataaaaacacatttaaagagttaaatcattatttaaatagagggggaaaggttttataataatgcagacatttgttatattttctgttgttaattcaaagtagtgatttcagacgggactttaactctagattaaaaatggaTTCTATTAATCCACGTTCGTTTATTTTGACctggaggcggacgtgaagtgacgatttacgtttagtttcgcactgcattgtgggtggtaaaatacaattcatttcctgaaagcacgcatccgatccatattGTATAAACCCCGGAaattagtatccatactgaaatgttcagtatgcTGAAGTGGACCCAaacaatgcatactgaatgaccacaaaagttcagtatactgaaactcctactaaaaagtactgcctactgaactgtggctattcgggaAATGGCCCGAGAATAAGAAGCCACTTTAAATACTGAGGCCCTGTGTGCCCAGGTgcacaaaatcaaatgaagtggctccgcccctctttacctgaaggcaacctgagtggggagaaacacaaggcagcagaaagagcactGACTGGGTGTGTGGTTATGGTGCACCACAAAGAGTGCACAGTGATCTGGGTCGGAACTTCGAGTCCGAGGTGTTCCAGAAAATGGGCTCACTGTTATTGAGAAAATGCACAACACACCTTTTCGACCACAGTCTGATGGACCGGTAGAAACATTTAACTCCACCCCGCAGAAGATTCTGGCCACAACAGCCGAGCGCTGACACGGGGACCTTAGGATCCCCTACGCTGTCATGGCTTACAGAGCAACCAGGCACAGCGCTACCAGTTTCACACCCAACTTCATGATGTTCAGCCGTGAAGTTAGTGAACCGGGGGACCTGGTAACTGGCCTGCCCCCGACCCttaaacagctccttcttcccctGAGTATGTCCAGCAAACTCCGGGAGAGTCAGAGTGGAGTTGGagttttgtattctgactgcaggattcttattaatggttaaaggttttcagttaaataaacctggacctgatctgactgtggtcgctctgcatcaggatctgctgagttccttttctttaccaaagagactttaggcactcgacacaaaataacactagtagatgaaagtctttctcactctacatcagtttatttattacaaagtGACGcgtgagctgtctgaagaacttctgCTAACCAACACAGAGGcatccaaggaaacagagtgacagaagaagatatcagcagagaagaagaatccttacactgtaactgtttcatataaacactttaaattcaaacgtcatagctgatcccaacttactggttcatatgtcagcaacaaaacatcaatgtcaaaaaagtagatacagatttatgtattttatctcttttttgtcttatatACACATTAGTGATGTGAAGTTGGAATCCtttggatcagttttaccattgcacagaattagcatttctctcctgtgtgaatcatcatgtgtgtggtcagatttactctttgggtaaagcttttactgcaaacagaacagctgaagggtttctctcctgtatgaactaacatgtgtgtggtcagatgttgtcttaGGGTAAAGCTtgtactgcaaacagagcagctgaagggtttctctcctgtatgaactaacatgtgtgtggtcagagtctctttccggttaaaccttttaccacactcagagcagctgaagggtttctctcctgtatgaactaacatgtgtctggtcagattcCCTTTCCGgctaaaccttttaccacactcagagcagctgaaggctttctctcctgtatgaactaacatgtgtatTGTCAGACTTGCACTTTGGGTAAAACTtgtactgcaaacagagcagctgaagggtttctctcctgtatgaactaacatgtgttttgtcagacttccactttgggtaaagcttttactacaaacagagcagctgaaggctttctctcctgtatgaactaacatgtgtctggttaGACTttgtctttgggtaaagcttttactgcaaacagagcagctgaaggctttctctcctgtatgaactaacatgtgtctggtcagatgttgtctttgggtaaagcttttactgcaaacagagcagctgaaggctttctctcctgtatgaactaacatgtgtttggtcagatgttgtctttgggtaaagcttttactgcaaacagagcaactgaaggctttctctcctgtatgaactaacatgtgtctggtcagattcCCTTcctggttaaatcttttaccacactccgagcagctgtgttgtctcttaccagtctttagtttcttatttttcaagtttaattctgacagatcttctcttgtctctttccaatcatcactgtcaaCAGTCTCAGGTTCATAAGAGTCTTCAGTCtcgacctcagtctctggttgtaaacgtctctctggatctgagtctctctctggttctgctcctccacagtcctctccatcaactcctgtttccatctgttcagtttgtgtctgatgaagctgtgaggactgaggtttctcttcatcatcttcactcttcacagagacaggagtgaaggggaacttggtggtatcagcctcctccagtccttgaagctgttcttcctcctgactgagcCACaattcctcatgttcttctttaatgtgttggggcttagtgtcctcctgggggactccactcctgctgctcaggtggaagctcttctttactcaccaacagctgctggacatctgcaggacacagtaaacaaacattaacggtacttaaactgctttttaaatattaataagggctgtcaaatgatttcatttttaaaggctgaaaatcaatagttcactagaattgatcacattttaatcatgtttggaattcactcattttgcatttaaaaaacgtttttaatgcttttattttgtaatgccttaAGTTTAGGTTACTTTACTTCCTCTTCGGATACAAacctacctttattttgaaagaaaataaggaacttgtctaaggctgtgaagattgaggtttctcatcatcattaagtcctggagagcgggcagccaaggttcgaagccgacctgtggctcctttccaaaacggactatgatcagacagtatgttgaacagaaaggctggcgttatgtaaatgagccatgtgctgctgatcacttcctgattaTGTCAGATACTACCTCTTCACACACCAAAGTGCTGAGCTAGCTCAATCTTTAGGAAAGAATAAGATATGTGTCCAACAGAGAGTTTTTGCAATTAAACTGCGGAAGCAAGCGGAAATTGCAACAAttagttgcatttttttttaatataactcCATCTGactaccctgagtaccctgccacccccctcaacaaccctctcctcctcttcttcctcctccaccgacGGCCTCtcataacagctgatcaggtgagaagtcagctgaggaagatcaaggcgaggaaggccaaaAGGTCCCGacagcatcagctccagactcctgaaggactgtgcagaccagctctgtgaggttcttctgcacttccaaatattacatttctgtattatttaaaatttaacTTAGAACAgtagtatatatattttttgtctgtcCGTATGTTCACGTCAACTCTGTTACCTCTGTTATAAAACTGCATTAAATCTTCCTGTGGTGGGAAACCTCTGGAAGACAGTGAGGTATGTCCATGTTTCTTCTCTCATTATTTAGTAATATGTTGAGAAATCATCAACAGTAGATTAATTCTTCGTCAAATCTGTTGTGTTAATATTCAGTGATTATCTCAGTCAATTGAAAAAGTATATATAtgataaaaatctattaaaTTTGGTTTTAAGAAATGCTAGCTGATATCTGGTGTGAGGTTAGCATAAGgagtaaaagtacaaaatggtGGAAAATGTCAACTCTGTTACTGTCaactctgtttatgttttaaacaattTGATCGTAACAGAGTTGACGATACGTAACAGAGTCACATATCACATTTAAGTATTTGGCAATAATTGATATTATtgataattattattgattCTAGGTTATTTTACTGCAACAAGTACATCTGTGTTATACAATTTCAGGATAAGGAAGTCAGTCATTTATCTTCTAGGGAGATGAATCTTTCAGCAGCTGAAAGGCAGCAGCAGTACAGGGCCCGGCGAAATGCCGGAAAATAAAACGGGAGAACTCCAAATTACAAAGAGAAATCAAACAATGAAAGGttttgctgaaaaagaaaacaactgctgtCCGAAAATACCAGAAACGCATCCAGAGACTGACACCTGTGTCTGACTCCCctccatcaaaaacacaaaaacaaataggaaAACATAAAGTCCCTGCAGAAATTCAAAGAACTATCCTTTATCACAACGTgctgacagaaaatataaaaaagaagtatcaagacacaaaagaagagagagtgtgtcagATGATATCACGGATAAAAACCtacaaattacagaaaacaacacagatctcATTTGGTTTTTCAAGAAAGCggtttggaaagaaaaaccaaagggacctgtcttttcaaagaagaaaatatagatCCAGACAAAGCAAGCTCCAGAAGGAGGTAAAAGAATTCTTTTTGAGAGATGATCTCAGCCGCTTGACTGcaggaaaaaagtcaaaaaatcacaacaggaaaagcaaaaatgcagaaaaggtTTCTAAATGATACCATAAAGAACCTACATCACAAATTCATTCTTGAGAATCCATCAAGTCAGCTGTCATATgcacttttctgtttcatgcGTCCTTTCTGGGTTGTCCACCCATccatgtctgacagagaaacatgtctgtgtaaaATTCACGAGAACTTATTCTTCATTGTGCAGAAGCTTCATACTCTCCAGCTTATTGGCACAACTGACTTCGAAATCATCTCCAACTCATTAAGTTGTGATGCTGCAAGCAAAGAATGTATGTATGgagcatgtgacaaatgcaGAAGCAATGTCTATCAGTTCAGCAGTGACTATGATGCTGAAACACCGGTGAGGTTCACTCAGTTGACAACTGAACTGgcagaaaggaggaagaaaaacaaagacagtgaaaAAGAATCACAACCAGTCTGAATGACTGTAAAAAAGGAGATGGAAAGTTGTCTAGGAGACCTTAATGAGATGTTTCAAAACCAGCTGAGAGTTTTCATGAGACATCAattcaacatcaaaacacaatacATTCACTACCGTCAgctcaagaaaaacatgaaatctcaCGAGTGTTTGATCTACATTGATTTCTCAGAGAATTATGCATGTAAATTGTCAGCAGAGATTCAGGCAGTTCACTTTGCATCCTCTTAGAAGCAGGCAACTCTACACACTGGGATCCTTCATGTGGGTGAAGTGGACAAACATTTGTGCTTTACATCCATCTCAGCATCAAAAGAGAAAGGTCCACCTGCTATATGGACACACCTGTCCCCTGTTCTGGACCACATAAAAACCCATCACCCATCAGTAACTGTCGTTCATTTTTTTAGTGATGGACCGTGTACCCAATACGGCCAAAAGGGCAACTTCTACTTGTTGAGCACGGAGTTGTACAAGAAGGGCTTCAAGAAAGGAATATGGAACTTCTTTGAAGCAAGGCACGGAAAGGGAGCTCCAGATGGAGTGGGTGGGGTTTTGaaaagaagagcagacagaTTAGTTAGTGCAGGGAAAGACATTCCAAATTCCATGCAGCTGTATGAGTGTCTTCTGAGTTCCCAGACCTCTAGAAagctgttctttgttgatgaggaAGCTGTGGATAAAGCTGTGAAGAAGATGCCAAAAGTACTCCCAGTAGTTCCTTCGACAATGCGCcttcatcagctgatcactCTGACACCAGGAAAGGTCATCTACACAGATGTCAGCTGTGTCTGTTCAACTAGGCAGATACTTGAGTGTGCATGTCACAACACACAAAGGTTTGAATTTCATGTCCAGCCCAGCCTTTATGTCCCCACTGAAGAGCAACAAGTGCAGGcaacacatgacatcatgtgGGACGGCAGAAATGTCATTGGCCAGTGGTGTGTCATCAAATATGATGATGACATTTATCCTGGGACCATTATCGAGGTCAACGGGACCCATGCAAAGGTCAAATGCATGCACAATGTGGGGAGGAATCGCTTCTTTTGGCCAAACCGCGACCATACCTTGTGGTATCTCTTCGACGATGTCCTCAGAATCATTCCACAACCAACCGCTGTGACGGGACGTCATGTGGAGATAGACCCAGAAATATGGGCCGAAATTGCTGCAGACTAGCTCAAAATAGTGAAACATGGATGCCACGTTTCCTGAATGCATAATGGTCTTGGATGCAGGGttctaaattaacttttttgatcaccagccaatcagaattgtgttttattgtgtttgccACTGGTTTTGGGCTTAGTTCTTGGCTGTCAGTATTGTACGAGACACACACCGTTATTATTCAGATTCCTGAAATATTTATATCCCAGATGTATTATTtaggattaaaaaatgtttctgtatataaaatgttgtttaaatgttcaaattaagCCGCAAGTTAAAGTGAATGTGTAATagttttttggtcttttaacTATGAGTGGTCAACTCTGTTATGCACGTCATCTCTGTTACCATCAATGtcaactctgtttgtgttatgttttgatttaaaaatgatgattctgattctgaagtggaggctggcttgaccgcagtctgatgcagagggtggcctgaagtttgtgtgcccaAAGATACAATTGAATAGCATATTGTTAAGGTTTCTAAAACGTATCTCCAATAACCAGATCCGTTGCTGGATTCAATAGGTGAagacttaaagagtcttttagtccagtaaactcaatgatgttgttagcaggagctagctgcagctaacactgtgctgtgtgcgtctgtggaagttagctaaaggctctgctatctgaaacatgagcaggaaacacgtttccagcagtggaaagaaaaccaacctgttctctgtagcttgatttcaggagttaaaatcacatccagcagttttctttgtcggtggagctcctcttcgtatccacttgttgttctttcttctgttatatcTCTGATAACCGCAGCGAGCAGCCGTCGACTGAATAACTCTTTAAGATCCTTAAACCCGGCCATCTTACACACATCCAAGAGTCACAGAGGGGAAACTCAACTCAGCGCTGACGTCTTTACAACTTTACTCTGATCATCTACTGTTACGTTAGCACCCTAACgatcattaataaacacacgGAGAATCACGTGTCTGCTCAGCAGGAACGTTGACTCACAACTTGTGTTACACACTCAATGGTCCGGGTGGAAACAGCCCGCTTTAGTTCCCTTTACAGaacacctcccctccctttgacttgcattgtaacCACACGGTTGACcgtttttccttcttcttctttggattttattggcagctggcatccaaaaagttgcattactgccatctgctggatttaattatcACTCACATTCCTATATCCTCCTCAATAAACCTGTTCTCaagagagatttaaacaagcatcttctCCTTTCCCTCTCCCCACACTCTGATGTGGAttcccttgttgttgatatgtttgatgatgaagaaattctccgttgacactgacttgcttacataatgatcattttattgacaaacaagttacagcatcgccaggctcgccatggtttgacctgggagagacacagccaaaagtgatctccccccgaacacacagaaactctggtatttatggacacaccccacaggagaacaacatggggacatctgtttgttttcaggacacccctcTTACTACAACTGCGGGGGTTTCTGTCTTAGAtatatgtatgtcataaactcaaaggacaacacaggtcacagataca
Protein-coding regions in this window:
- the LOC136178556 gene encoding gastrula zinc finger protein XlCGF57.1-like, with translation METGVDGEDCGGAEPERDSDPERRLQPETEVETEDSYEPETVDSDDWKETREDLSELNLKNKKLKTGKRQHSCSECGKRFNQEGNLTRHMLVHTGEKAFSCSVCSKSFTQRQHLTKHMLVHTGEKAFSCSVCSKSFTQRQHLTRHMLVHTGEKAFSCSVCSKSFTQRQSLTRHMLVHTGEKAFSCSVCSKSFTQSGSLTKHMLVHTGEKPFSCSVCSTSFTQSASLTIHMLVHTGEKAFSCSECGKRFSRKGNLTRHMLVHTGEKPFSCSECGKRFNRKETLTTHMLVHTGEKPFSCSVCSTSFTLRQHLTTHMLVHTGEKPFSCSVCSKSFTQRVNLTTHMMIHTGEKC